From Haemorhous mexicanus isolate bHaeMex1 chromosome 2, bHaeMex1.pri, whole genome shotgun sequence, the proteins below share one genomic window:
- the IRS2 gene encoding insulin receptor substrate 2 isoform X4: MASPAVLGLLPPLSSPPGPNLNNNNNNNQGVRKCGYLRKQKHGHKRFFVLRGPGGGGEEAGGARLEYYESEKKWRNKSGAPKRVIALDSCLNINKRADAKHKYLIALYTKDEYFAVAAENEQEQEGWYRALTDLLNEGKAACQGSPYRHLASPFSASCGAAATSLAAAGEDLNYGLIAPATAAYREVWQVTLKPKGLGQSKNLTGVHRLCLSARTIGFVRLNCELPSVTLQLMNIRRCGHSDSFFFIEVGRSAATGPGELWMQADDSVVAQNIHETILEAMKALKELSEFRPRSKSQSSSSSSSGGAGGPGGSGVSATHPITVPGRRHHHLVNLPPSQTGLLRRSRTDSLAAGASAKCTPCRVRTASEGDGCRVGSAAGSPMSPGPVRTPLSRSHTLSGGGGRQAGKLLPVLAGGGGGGLQSSRSMSMPASHSPPSATSPISLSSSSGLGSEPAHPHHPQRPSSGSASVSGSPSDAGFMSFDEYGSSPGGDLRPFSSSSTASNRSNTPESVAETPPVRDPGGGTDLYGYMAMERPPSGRLCYRPCPDAASDRCHRKRTYSLTTPCRQRPAAPQVSSASLDEYTLMRATFAGSAGRLFSSCQAGASPKVTYTPYPEDYGDIEIGSHRSSGSSSTNLGPPAVGGGGGDDDGYMPMTPGVAAALGQGSRGSDDYMPMSPTSVSAPKQILQPRAGVGSGSPGNGSSYKTSSPGESSPDDSGYMRMWCGSKLSVESSDGRLSNGDYINMSPRDPQNGPPAPSLTPPDFFFAPSGHGSSEPPKPSCYSYSSLPRSYKSQGLVKDSDQYVFMNSPGRMIPEEAVCGASQLPAGTFAPSSHTVPSPLRHSRTESFLSQRCQRVARPSRLSLETLRTMLPSMNEHPLPPEPKSPGEYINIDFGDAAVYSPPSLPADSPASSLGSGTGQRRSPLSDYMNIEFGSQSPSQSGTVSVGSLEALSPGSSSSTSQPNGHYLKAAVGMACSSSPSDGGDYTEMTFGMATTPPQPIVQKPESARVTSPTSGVKRLTLSGVEAFILSSPPPDPNRGAKVIRADPQGRRRHSSETFSSTTTVTPVSPSFAHNPKRHNSASVENVSLRKSEGLEEEQGSSPMCRETSAGFQNGLNYIAIDVVDGSLANCDKSRLKARHLLNGGINGVEMSTYASIDFLSHNMKEASAVKE; encoded by the coding sequence ATGGcgagccctgctgtgctggggctgctgccccccctgagctccccgcccggccccaacctgaacaacaacaacaacaacaaccaggGCGTCAGGAAGTGCGGGTACCTGCGCAAGCAAAAGCACGGCCACAAGCGCTTCTTCGTGCTGCGCGGCCCGGGCGGCGGTGGGGAAGAGGCGGGGGGCGCCCGGCTGGAGTACTACGAGAGCGAGAAGAAATGGAGGAACAAGTCTGGGGCGCCCAAGCGGGTGATCGCCCTGGACTCCTGCCTCAACATCAACAAGCGGGCGGACGCCAAGCACAAGTACCTCATCGCCCTCTACACCAAGGACGAGTACTTCGCTGTCGCAGCCGAAAACgaacaggagcaggagggctggTACAGGGCTCTCACCGACCTGCTCAACGAGGGCAAGGCGGCCTGCCAGGGGTCCCCCTACCGCCACCTCGCCTCCCCCTTCTCCGCCTCCTGCGGCGCGGCCGCCACCTCCCTGGCCGCGGCCGGCGAAGACCTTAACTACGGGCTGATCGCACCGGCCACCGCTGCCTACCGAGAGGTCTGGCAGGTGACGCTGAAGCCCAAGGGCTTGGGTCAGAGTAAAAACCTCACCGGCGTCCACCGGCTCTGCCTCTCGGCCCGCACCATTGGGTTCGTGCGCCTCAATTGCGAGCTGCCCTCGGTCACGCTGCAGCTGATGAACATCCGCCGCTGCGGCCACTCCGACAGCTTCTTCTTCATCGAGGTGGGGCGCTCGGCCGCCACCGGCCCCGGCGAGCTCTGGATGCAAGCGGACGACTCGGTGGTGGCCCAGAACATCCACGAGACCATCCTGGAGGCCATGAAGGCGCTGAAGGAGCTGTCCGAGTTCCGGCCCCGCAGCAAGAGCcagtcctcctcctcctcttcctccggGGGGGCCGGCGGGCCCGGCGGCAGCGGCGTCTCCGCCACCCATCCCATCACCGTGCCCGGTCGCCGGCACCACCACCTGGTCAACCTGCCTCCCAGCCAGACCGGCCTCCTCCGCCGTTCCCGCACCGACAGCCTCGCCGCTGGCGCCAGCGCCAAGTGCACGCCGTGCCGGGTGAGAACGGCCAGCGAGGGCGACGGCTGCCGGGTGGGCTCCGCGGCCGGCAGCCCTATGAGCCCGGGCCCTGTGCGGACCCCCCTGAGCCGCTCGCACACGCTCAGCGGCGGCGGAGGGcggcaggcagggaagctgctCCCGGTGCTGgccggcggtggcggcggcgggctgcagagcagccgtTCCATGTCCATGCCCGCCTCCCACTCGCCCCCCTCCGCCACCAGCCCCAtcagcctctcctccagcagcgGCCTCGGCTCCGAGCCTGCCCACCCGCATCACCCGCAGCGCCCGTCCAGCGGCAGCGCCTCCGTGTCCGGCTCCCCCAGCGACGCCGGCTTTATGTCCTTCGACGAGTACGGCTCCAGCCCAGGCGGCGATCTCCggcccttctcctcctcctccactgcCAGCAACCGCAGCAACACCCCTGAGTCGGTGGCCGAGACCCCCCCAGTGCGGGACCCGGGGGGCGGCACCGACCTCTACGGCTACATGGCGATGGAGCGGCCCCCGAGTGGCCGCCTCTGCTACCGGCCCTGCCCCGACGCTGCCAGCGACAGGTGCCATAGGAAGCGGACCTACTCCCTGACCACGCCGTGCCGGCAGCGACCCGCCGCGCCGCAGGTTTCCTCCGCCTCCCTCGACGAGTACACGTTGATGCGCGCCACCTTCGCCGGCAGCGCCGGCCgcctcttctcctcctgccaAGCCGGGGCTTCCCCCAAAGTGACCTACACCCCCTACCCGGAGGACTACGGAGACATCGAGATCGGTTCTCACCGCAGctccggcagcagcagcaccaatcTGGGCCCGCCGGcagtggggggaggagggggagatgaTGACGGCTACATGCCCATGACCCCCGGTGTGGCCGCAGCCTTAGGGCAGGGAAGCCGGGGCAGCGATGATTACATGCCCATGAGCCCCACCAGCGTGTCTGCCCCCAAGCAGATcctgcagccccgggcaggggtGGGTAGCGGGTCCCCGGGGAACGGGAGCAGCTACAAGACCAGCTCGCCTGGGGAGAGCTCCCCTGACGATAGCGGGTACATGAGGATGTGGTGCGGCTCCAAGTTGTCCGTGGAGAGCTCAGATGGGAGGCTGAGTAACGGCGACTATATCAATATGTCCCCTCGGGACCCCCAGAATGggcccccagctccctccctcacCCCTCCAGACTTCTTTTTTGCCCCTTCAGGGCATGGGTCCAGTGAGCccccaaagcccagctgctATTCATACAGCTCCTTACCCCGGTCGTACAAGAGCCAGGGCTTGGTAAAGGACAGCGACCAGTATGTCTTCATGAACTCCCCGGGGAGGATGATCCCGGAGGAGGCGGTGTGTGGAGCGAGCCAGTTGCCTGCGGGCACCTTCGCCCCCTCCAGCCACACGGTGCCTTCGCCCCTGCGGCACAGCCGGACCGAGAGCTTCCTTAGCCAGCGGTGCCAGCGGGTGGCCCGGCCCAGCCGCCTCTCTTTGGAGACCTTGCGGACGATGCTGCCCAGCATGAATGAGCACCCTCTGCCGCCGGAGCCCAAGAGCCCTGGTGAATACATCAACATTGACTTTGGGGATGCTGCCGTCTATTCTCCCCCCTCGCTGCCTGCTGACAGCCCAGCCTCCTCCCTGGGCTCAGGCACGGGGCAGAGGCGCTCCCCTCTCTCTGACTACATGAACATTGAGTTTGGGTCGCAGTCGCCCTCCCAGTCGGGCACGGTCTCAGTGGGCTCCTTGGAAGCTCTCTCTCCGGGTTcttcctccagcaccagccagcCCAATGGGCACTACCTGAAGGCAGCTGTGGGGATGGCTTGTTCGTCCAGCCCGTCGGACGGTGGTGACTACACCGAGATGACCTTTGGCATGGCCACTACCCCACCTCAACCCATTGTTCAGAAACCAGAAAGTGCCCGGGTCACCAGCCCCACATCTGGCGTGAAGAGGCTCACCCTGTCTGGGGTGGAGGCTTTCATTCTCTCCAGCCCTCCCCCAGACCCGAATCGGGGGGCCAAAGTAATCCGGGCAGATCCCCAGGGGCGGAGGAGGCACAGCTCAGAAACTTTCTCCTCCACCACCACTgtgaccccagtgtccccctccTTCGCACACAACCCCAAACGACACAACTCGGCCTCAGTGGAGAACGTGTCCCTCAGGAAAAGCGAAGgcctggaggaggagcagggtaGCAGTCCTATGTGCCGGGAGACTTCGGCTGGCTTCCAGAATGGCCTCAACTACATCGCCATTGATGTGGTGGATGGGTCCTTGGCAAACTGTGACAAATCCAGGTTGAAAGCTAGGCACCTCCTGAATGGGGGCATCAATGGAGTAGAGATGAGCACGTATGCCAGCATAGACTTTCTGTCTCACAACATGAAAGAAGCCAGTGCTGTGAAAG
- the IRS2 gene encoding insulin receptor substrate 2 isoform X3 — MASPAVLGLLPPLSSPPGPNLNNNNNNNQGVRKCGYLRKQKHGHKRFFVLRGPGGGGEEAGGARLEYYESEKKWRNKSGAPKRVIALDSCLNINKRADAKHKYLIALYTKDEYFAVAAENEQEQEGWYRALTDLLNEGKAACQGSPYRHLASPFSASCGAAATSLAAAGEDLNYGLIAPATAAYREVWQVTLKPKGLGQSKNLTGVHRLCLSARTIGFVRLNCELPSVTLQLMNIRRCGHSDSFFFIEVGRSAATGPGELWMQADDSVVAQNIHETILEAMKALKELSEFRPRSKSQSSSSSSSGGAGGPGGSGVSATHPITVPGRRHHHLVNLPPSQTGLLRRSRTDSLAAGASAKCTPCRVRTASEGDGCRVGSAAGSPMSPGPVRTPLSRSHTLSGGGGRQAGKLLPVLAGGGGGGLQSSRSMSMPASHSPPSATSPISLSSSSGLGSEPAHPHHPQRPSSGSASVSGSPSDAGFMSFDEYGSSPGGDLRPFSSSSTASNRSNTPESVAETPPVRDPGGGTDLYGYMAMERPPSGRLCYRPCPDAASDRCHRKRTYSLTTPCRQRPAAPQVSSASLDEYTLMRATFAGSAGRLFSSCQAGASPKVTYTPYPEDYGDIEIGSHRSSGSSSTNLGPPAVGGGGGDDDGYMPMTPGVAAALGQGSRGSDDYMPMSPTSVSAPKQILQPRAGVGSGSPGNGSSYKTSSPGESSPDDSGYMRMWCGSKLSVESSDGRLSNGDYINMSPRDPQNGPPAPSLTPPDFFFAPSGHGSSEPPKPSCYSYSSLPRSYKSQGLVKDSDQYVFMNSPGRMIPEEAVCGASQLPAGTFAPSSHTVPSPLRHSRTESFLSQRCQRVARPSRLSLETLRTMLPSMNEHPLPPEPKSPGEYINIDFGDAAVYSPPSLPADSPASSLGSGTGQRRSPLSDYMNIEFGSQSPSQSGTVSVGSLEALSPGSSSSTSQPNGHYLKAAVGMACSSSPSDGGDYTEMTFGMATTPPQPIVQKPESARVTSPTSGVKRLTLSGVEAFILSSPPPDPNRGAKVIRADPQGRRRHSSETFSSTTTVTPVSPSFAHNPKRHNSASVENVSLRKSEGLEEEQGSSPMCRETSAGFQNGLNYIAIDVVDGSLANCDKSRLKARHLLNGGINGVEMSTYASIDFLSHNMKEASAVKGSTGRWKR, encoded by the exons ATGGcgagccctgctgtgctggggctgctgccccccctgagctccccgcccggccccaacctgaacaacaacaacaacaacaaccaggGCGTCAGGAAGTGCGGGTACCTGCGCAAGCAAAAGCACGGCCACAAGCGCTTCTTCGTGCTGCGCGGCCCGGGCGGCGGTGGGGAAGAGGCGGGGGGCGCCCGGCTGGAGTACTACGAGAGCGAGAAGAAATGGAGGAACAAGTCTGGGGCGCCCAAGCGGGTGATCGCCCTGGACTCCTGCCTCAACATCAACAAGCGGGCGGACGCCAAGCACAAGTACCTCATCGCCCTCTACACCAAGGACGAGTACTTCGCTGTCGCAGCCGAAAACgaacaggagcaggagggctggTACAGGGCTCTCACCGACCTGCTCAACGAGGGCAAGGCGGCCTGCCAGGGGTCCCCCTACCGCCACCTCGCCTCCCCCTTCTCCGCCTCCTGCGGCGCGGCCGCCACCTCCCTGGCCGCGGCCGGCGAAGACCTTAACTACGGGCTGATCGCACCGGCCACCGCTGCCTACCGAGAGGTCTGGCAGGTGACGCTGAAGCCCAAGGGCTTGGGTCAGAGTAAAAACCTCACCGGCGTCCACCGGCTCTGCCTCTCGGCCCGCACCATTGGGTTCGTGCGCCTCAATTGCGAGCTGCCCTCGGTCACGCTGCAGCTGATGAACATCCGCCGCTGCGGCCACTCCGACAGCTTCTTCTTCATCGAGGTGGGGCGCTCGGCCGCCACCGGCCCCGGCGAGCTCTGGATGCAAGCGGACGACTCGGTGGTGGCCCAGAACATCCACGAGACCATCCTGGAGGCCATGAAGGCGCTGAAGGAGCTGTCCGAGTTCCGGCCCCGCAGCAAGAGCcagtcctcctcctcctcttcctccggGGGGGCCGGCGGGCCCGGCGGCAGCGGCGTCTCCGCCACCCATCCCATCACCGTGCCCGGTCGCCGGCACCACCACCTGGTCAACCTGCCTCCCAGCCAGACCGGCCTCCTCCGCCGTTCCCGCACCGACAGCCTCGCCGCTGGCGCCAGCGCCAAGTGCACGCCGTGCCGGGTGAGAACGGCCAGCGAGGGCGACGGCTGCCGGGTGGGCTCCGCGGCCGGCAGCCCTATGAGCCCGGGCCCTGTGCGGACCCCCCTGAGCCGCTCGCACACGCTCAGCGGCGGCGGAGGGcggcaggcagggaagctgctCCCGGTGCTGgccggcggtggcggcggcgggctgcagagcagccgtTCCATGTCCATGCCCGCCTCCCACTCGCCCCCCTCCGCCACCAGCCCCAtcagcctctcctccagcagcgGCCTCGGCTCCGAGCCTGCCCACCCGCATCACCCGCAGCGCCCGTCCAGCGGCAGCGCCTCCGTGTCCGGCTCCCCCAGCGACGCCGGCTTTATGTCCTTCGACGAGTACGGCTCCAGCCCAGGCGGCGATCTCCggcccttctcctcctcctccactgcCAGCAACCGCAGCAACACCCCTGAGTCGGTGGCCGAGACCCCCCCAGTGCGGGACCCGGGGGGCGGCACCGACCTCTACGGCTACATGGCGATGGAGCGGCCCCCGAGTGGCCGCCTCTGCTACCGGCCCTGCCCCGACGCTGCCAGCGACAGGTGCCATAGGAAGCGGACCTACTCCCTGACCACGCCGTGCCGGCAGCGACCCGCCGCGCCGCAGGTTTCCTCCGCCTCCCTCGACGAGTACACGTTGATGCGCGCCACCTTCGCCGGCAGCGCCGGCCgcctcttctcctcctgccaAGCCGGGGCTTCCCCCAAAGTGACCTACACCCCCTACCCGGAGGACTACGGAGACATCGAGATCGGTTCTCACCGCAGctccggcagcagcagcaccaatcTGGGCCCGCCGGcagtggggggaggagggggagatgaTGACGGCTACATGCCCATGACCCCCGGTGTGGCCGCAGCCTTAGGGCAGGGAAGCCGGGGCAGCGATGATTACATGCCCATGAGCCCCACCAGCGTGTCTGCCCCCAAGCAGATcctgcagccccgggcaggggtGGGTAGCGGGTCCCCGGGGAACGGGAGCAGCTACAAGACCAGCTCGCCTGGGGAGAGCTCCCCTGACGATAGCGGGTACATGAGGATGTGGTGCGGCTCCAAGTTGTCCGTGGAGAGCTCAGATGGGAGGCTGAGTAACGGCGACTATATCAATATGTCCCCTCGGGACCCCCAGAATGggcccccagctccctccctcacCCCTCCAGACTTCTTTTTTGCCCCTTCAGGGCATGGGTCCAGTGAGCccccaaagcccagctgctATTCATACAGCTCCTTACCCCGGTCGTACAAGAGCCAGGGCTTGGTAAAGGACAGCGACCAGTATGTCTTCATGAACTCCCCGGGGAGGATGATCCCGGAGGAGGCGGTGTGTGGAGCGAGCCAGTTGCCTGCGGGCACCTTCGCCCCCTCCAGCCACACGGTGCCTTCGCCCCTGCGGCACAGCCGGACCGAGAGCTTCCTTAGCCAGCGGTGCCAGCGGGTGGCCCGGCCCAGCCGCCTCTCTTTGGAGACCTTGCGGACGATGCTGCCCAGCATGAATGAGCACCCTCTGCCGCCGGAGCCCAAGAGCCCTGGTGAATACATCAACATTGACTTTGGGGATGCTGCCGTCTATTCTCCCCCCTCGCTGCCTGCTGACAGCCCAGCCTCCTCCCTGGGCTCAGGCACGGGGCAGAGGCGCTCCCCTCTCTCTGACTACATGAACATTGAGTTTGGGTCGCAGTCGCCCTCCCAGTCGGGCACGGTCTCAGTGGGCTCCTTGGAAGCTCTCTCTCCGGGTTcttcctccagcaccagccagcCCAATGGGCACTACCTGAAGGCAGCTGTGGGGATGGCTTGTTCGTCCAGCCCGTCGGACGGTGGTGACTACACCGAGATGACCTTTGGCATGGCCACTACCCCACCTCAACCCATTGTTCAGAAACCAGAAAGTGCCCGGGTCACCAGCCCCACATCTGGCGTGAAGAGGCTCACCCTGTCTGGGGTGGAGGCTTTCATTCTCTCCAGCCCTCCCCCAGACCCGAATCGGGGGGCCAAAGTAATCCGGGCAGATCCCCAGGGGCGGAGGAGGCACAGCTCAGAAACTTTCTCCTCCACCACCACTgtgaccccagtgtccccctccTTCGCACACAACCCCAAACGACACAACTCGGCCTCAGTGGAGAACGTGTCCCTCAGGAAAAGCGAAGgcctggaggaggagcagggtaGCAGTCCTATGTGCCGGGAGACTTCGGCTGGCTTCCAGAATGGCCTCAACTACATCGCCATTGATGTGGTGGATGGGTCCTTGGCAAACTGTGACAAATCCAGGTTGAAAGCTAGGCACCTCCTGAATGGGGGCATCAATGGAGTAGAGATGAGCACGTATGCCAGCATAGACTTTCTGTCTCACAACATGAAAGAAGCCAGTGCTGTGAAAG GAAGTACAGGAAGATGGAAAAGATGA
- the IRS2 gene encoding insulin receptor substrate 2 isoform X1 produces MASPAVLGLLPPLSSPPGPNLNNNNNNNQGVRKCGYLRKQKHGHKRFFVLRGPGGGGEEAGGARLEYYESEKKWRNKSGAPKRVIALDSCLNINKRADAKHKYLIALYTKDEYFAVAAENEQEQEGWYRALTDLLNEGKAACQGSPYRHLASPFSASCGAAATSLAAAGEDLNYGLIAPATAAYREVWQVTLKPKGLGQSKNLTGVHRLCLSARTIGFVRLNCELPSVTLQLMNIRRCGHSDSFFFIEVGRSAATGPGELWMQADDSVVAQNIHETILEAMKALKELSEFRPRSKSQSSSSSSSGGAGGPGGSGVSATHPITVPGRRHHHLVNLPPSQTGLLRRSRTDSLAAGASAKCTPCRVRTASEGDGCRVGSAAGSPMSPGPVRTPLSRSHTLSGGGGRQAGKLLPVLAGGGGGGLQSSRSMSMPASHSPPSATSPISLSSSSGLGSEPAHPHHPQRPSSGSASVSGSPSDAGFMSFDEYGSSPGGDLRPFSSSSTASNRSNTPESVAETPPVRDPGGGTDLYGYMAMERPPSGRLCYRPCPDAASDRCHRKRTYSLTTPCRQRPAAPQVSSASLDEYTLMRATFAGSAGRLFSSCQAGASPKVTYTPYPEDYGDIEIGSHRSSGSSSTNLGPPAVGGGGGDDDGYMPMTPGVAAALGQGSRGSDDYMPMSPTSVSAPKQILQPRAGVGSGSPGNGSSYKTSSPGESSPDDSGYMRMWCGSKLSVESSDGRLSNGDYINMSPRDPQNGPPAPSLTPPDFFFAPSGHGSSEPPKPSCYSYSSLPRSYKSQGLVKDSDQYVFMNSPGRMIPEEAVCGASQLPAGTFAPSSHTVPSPLRHSRTESFLSQRCQRVARPSRLSLETLRTMLPSMNEHPLPPEPKSPGEYINIDFGDAAVYSPPSLPADSPASSLGSGTGQRRSPLSDYMNIEFGSQSPSQSGTVSVGSLEALSPGSSSSTSQPNGHYLKAAVGMACSSSPSDGGDYTEMTFGMATTPPQPIVQKPESARVTSPTSGVKRLTLSGVEAFILSSPPPDPNRGAKVIRADPQGRRRHSSETFSSTTTVTPVSPSFAHNPKRHNSASVENVSLRKSEGLEEEQGSSPMCRETSAGFQNGLNYIAIDVVDGSLANCDKSRLKARHLLNGGINGVEMSTYASIDFLSHNMKEASAVKASKRRSHGGVVRGGSLGLTLSVGGGLSSPAPRFPEKGASL; encoded by the exons ATGGcgagccctgctgtgctggggctgctgccccccctgagctccccgcccggccccaacctgaacaacaacaacaacaacaaccaggGCGTCAGGAAGTGCGGGTACCTGCGCAAGCAAAAGCACGGCCACAAGCGCTTCTTCGTGCTGCGCGGCCCGGGCGGCGGTGGGGAAGAGGCGGGGGGCGCCCGGCTGGAGTACTACGAGAGCGAGAAGAAATGGAGGAACAAGTCTGGGGCGCCCAAGCGGGTGATCGCCCTGGACTCCTGCCTCAACATCAACAAGCGGGCGGACGCCAAGCACAAGTACCTCATCGCCCTCTACACCAAGGACGAGTACTTCGCTGTCGCAGCCGAAAACgaacaggagcaggagggctggTACAGGGCTCTCACCGACCTGCTCAACGAGGGCAAGGCGGCCTGCCAGGGGTCCCCCTACCGCCACCTCGCCTCCCCCTTCTCCGCCTCCTGCGGCGCGGCCGCCACCTCCCTGGCCGCGGCCGGCGAAGACCTTAACTACGGGCTGATCGCACCGGCCACCGCTGCCTACCGAGAGGTCTGGCAGGTGACGCTGAAGCCCAAGGGCTTGGGTCAGAGTAAAAACCTCACCGGCGTCCACCGGCTCTGCCTCTCGGCCCGCACCATTGGGTTCGTGCGCCTCAATTGCGAGCTGCCCTCGGTCACGCTGCAGCTGATGAACATCCGCCGCTGCGGCCACTCCGACAGCTTCTTCTTCATCGAGGTGGGGCGCTCGGCCGCCACCGGCCCCGGCGAGCTCTGGATGCAAGCGGACGACTCGGTGGTGGCCCAGAACATCCACGAGACCATCCTGGAGGCCATGAAGGCGCTGAAGGAGCTGTCCGAGTTCCGGCCCCGCAGCAAGAGCcagtcctcctcctcctcttcctccggGGGGGCCGGCGGGCCCGGCGGCAGCGGCGTCTCCGCCACCCATCCCATCACCGTGCCCGGTCGCCGGCACCACCACCTGGTCAACCTGCCTCCCAGCCAGACCGGCCTCCTCCGCCGTTCCCGCACCGACAGCCTCGCCGCTGGCGCCAGCGCCAAGTGCACGCCGTGCCGGGTGAGAACGGCCAGCGAGGGCGACGGCTGCCGGGTGGGCTCCGCGGCCGGCAGCCCTATGAGCCCGGGCCCTGTGCGGACCCCCCTGAGCCGCTCGCACACGCTCAGCGGCGGCGGAGGGcggcaggcagggaagctgctCCCGGTGCTGgccggcggtggcggcggcgggctgcagagcagccgtTCCATGTCCATGCCCGCCTCCCACTCGCCCCCCTCCGCCACCAGCCCCAtcagcctctcctccagcagcgGCCTCGGCTCCGAGCCTGCCCACCCGCATCACCCGCAGCGCCCGTCCAGCGGCAGCGCCTCCGTGTCCGGCTCCCCCAGCGACGCCGGCTTTATGTCCTTCGACGAGTACGGCTCCAGCCCAGGCGGCGATCTCCggcccttctcctcctcctccactgcCAGCAACCGCAGCAACACCCCTGAGTCGGTGGCCGAGACCCCCCCAGTGCGGGACCCGGGGGGCGGCACCGACCTCTACGGCTACATGGCGATGGAGCGGCCCCCGAGTGGCCGCCTCTGCTACCGGCCCTGCCCCGACGCTGCCAGCGACAGGTGCCATAGGAAGCGGACCTACTCCCTGACCACGCCGTGCCGGCAGCGACCCGCCGCGCCGCAGGTTTCCTCCGCCTCCCTCGACGAGTACACGTTGATGCGCGCCACCTTCGCCGGCAGCGCCGGCCgcctcttctcctcctgccaAGCCGGGGCTTCCCCCAAAGTGACCTACACCCCCTACCCGGAGGACTACGGAGACATCGAGATCGGTTCTCACCGCAGctccggcagcagcagcaccaatcTGGGCCCGCCGGcagtggggggaggagggggagatgaTGACGGCTACATGCCCATGACCCCCGGTGTGGCCGCAGCCTTAGGGCAGGGAAGCCGGGGCAGCGATGATTACATGCCCATGAGCCCCACCAGCGTGTCTGCCCCCAAGCAGATcctgcagccccgggcaggggtGGGTAGCGGGTCCCCGGGGAACGGGAGCAGCTACAAGACCAGCTCGCCTGGGGAGAGCTCCCCTGACGATAGCGGGTACATGAGGATGTGGTGCGGCTCCAAGTTGTCCGTGGAGAGCTCAGATGGGAGGCTGAGTAACGGCGACTATATCAATATGTCCCCTCGGGACCCCCAGAATGggcccccagctccctccctcacCCCTCCAGACTTCTTTTTTGCCCCTTCAGGGCATGGGTCCAGTGAGCccccaaagcccagctgctATTCATACAGCTCCTTACCCCGGTCGTACAAGAGCCAGGGCTTGGTAAAGGACAGCGACCAGTATGTCTTCATGAACTCCCCGGGGAGGATGATCCCGGAGGAGGCGGTGTGTGGAGCGAGCCAGTTGCCTGCGGGCACCTTCGCCCCCTCCAGCCACACGGTGCCTTCGCCCCTGCGGCACAGCCGGACCGAGAGCTTCCTTAGCCAGCGGTGCCAGCGGGTGGCCCGGCCCAGCCGCCTCTCTTTGGAGACCTTGCGGACGATGCTGCCCAGCATGAATGAGCACCCTCTGCCGCCGGAGCCCAAGAGCCCTGGTGAATACATCAACATTGACTTTGGGGATGCTGCCGTCTATTCTCCCCCCTCGCTGCCTGCTGACAGCCCAGCCTCCTCCCTGGGCTCAGGCACGGGGCAGAGGCGCTCCCCTCTCTCTGACTACATGAACATTGAGTTTGGGTCGCAGTCGCCCTCCCAGTCGGGCACGGTCTCAGTGGGCTCCTTGGAAGCTCTCTCTCCGGGTTcttcctccagcaccagccagcCCAATGGGCACTACCTGAAGGCAGCTGTGGGGATGGCTTGTTCGTCCAGCCCGTCGGACGGTGGTGACTACACCGAGATGACCTTTGGCATGGCCACTACCCCACCTCAACCCATTGTTCAGAAACCAGAAAGTGCCCGGGTCACCAGCCCCACATCTGGCGTGAAGAGGCTCACCCTGTCTGGGGTGGAGGCTTTCATTCTCTCCAGCCCTCCCCCAGACCCGAATCGGGGGGCCAAAGTAATCCGGGCAGATCCCCAGGGGCGGAGGAGGCACAGCTCAGAAACTTTCTCCTCCACCACCACTgtgaccccagtgtccccctccTTCGCACACAACCCCAAACGACACAACTCGGCCTCAGTGGAGAACGTGTCCCTCAGGAAAAGCGAAGgcctggaggaggagcagggtaGCAGTCCTATGTGCCGGGAGACTTCGGCTGGCTTCCAGAATGGCCTCAACTACATCGCCATTGATGTGGTGGATGGGTCCTTGGCAAACTGTGACAAATCCAGGTTGAAAGCTAGGCACCTCCTGAATGGGGGCATCAATGGAGTAGAGATGAGCACGTATGCCAGCATAGACTTTCTGTCTCACAACATGAAAGAAGCCAGTGCTGTGAAAG CTTCTAAACGCAGATCACATGGAGGAGTGGTGCGGGGAGGCTCGTTGGGATTGACCCTATCTGTAGGAGGTGGGCTGTCTTCTCCAGCACCTCGCTTCCCTGAGAAGGGTGCCAGCCTGTAG